The segment CATCCTTAATTCATTTGCATCTTCAAAGTATCGCTCTAAACTCTTGCTCCTTTCTACAAAAATTTTCGTAGCATATCATAAATAGGTCTTGTGAATTCAATGATACAATCAACAACATCCCACTGATGATCACTTAAAAATCAAATCTTTCACTTTTTGAGCTTTTCCAACATCATCCTTCCTATAAGAAGCCCATTAGTCACTAATGGCCATGGCTTGAAGGCCtctttttatcaacttcaacCTTTTCAGCATGACAATAACTGAAGCAAATCTAGTATCAACAACTTGGAGCAGTTTTAATGGACAAAATTCATTAAAGATTGCCAACCTCATTGAATGGTTCATGATAAAAACACGTAAGAAGGATGCATCATTAGCAACACGTATAATCCAACTACGTTTCTCATATGTAACTTCATTCTTTTCAGTGTTTTTTTCTGcacaaatatttttcaaagctAGATTGAGAGTGTGGACAACATATGTTGTCCAAAATATTTTGGGATACTAACCATCAATAAGAGCTCCAGCAGCCTTCATCACATTAGCTTTATCAGTGATGACTTGGACAACTTTTTCATATCCAATCTCTTTTATAGCATCCTTCAACAACTCAGTAATAAAATGTTTGTCTTTGTACTCACTTGACCCACCAATTGCCTTTATAAACATTGGATCCCCATCTGATGCAACCATTATATTAATAAGAGGTCTTCTTTGTGTATTTGACTATCTACCAAAAACTATACTTACACCATTTGCAAGCCAAGAGTCCTTAATTAGTTTCAAAAGTCTTTCAAcatttgctctttctttttgcaaaagTGTTCTTCTCAAGGCATTGTATCCAGGAGGAACATAACTTGGAATGTTATGGGCAGCAGCATATGCTTAGAAATTACGATAATTTGGGTCCCTTGCAAAGTGAAATGGAAGCCCACCAATATAAAACATCCTAGCAATTCTACTGTTCAATTCAGCTCTAGCACTATTCTGGAATGCTCTCTCCAAAGGAGAATTCGCAATTATCTTCCTCCTCTTACCATCAACCACTGCATCTGTACTATCACTCCCTTCCTGTCCCTAGAATGAGGGAATAGGCCCAGGGAGaggtggggggggggtgggtAAGGGAATTCAACTTTTGCGTTCTCGCTCTAACTTATCATTCTCAACCTAATCATGCACTCTCTGCATTTACAATCTATGGCCTGATGTCACTTTCATACATGCTTTAATACCTTTAccactaatttttaataaatgagcCTTAACCCTAGAATAGGATCCCACAAAAGTTCCATCACACTTAAAATGTGTGTTTCCAACTGATTTAGAAGTAGAACCAACAGGTTTTTCCAATTTAGTTACATACTTCCAAAGAAGACCTTCATTTGATGAAGGTTTTGTGCTAGTAGCTTCATCCattgaaaattcaataatttcaaTTTAAGTTGTTTGACCTAcaaataatttgacaaatatataataactaaataaGAAATCAAGTAATCAATTCAAGTCTCAACATTACagcttatataaaaaattaaaaaaatcagatagtAGATACATATTGAGAGACAGATATATAATGAGCAATAGAGCATGTGAGAGTATAATGGAGAGTTAGAATGAAAGCAAAATACCTGAGTAAGCTTGGGACTTGGGTCAGTGAGCTTGAGGCCGAGAGATGACAAGTGAGCTTAGGCAATGAGGCAAAGGAGAGATTTTGAGTGAGTGGCCGTGGGTTAGGGAGTGAGAGAGGTAAGACGGAGAGTGAGAGAACGAGAAAGGCAGAGAAATTTGTCGTTTGAAAGGgataagggttttttttattattttcttttggtttaaagttgcttcaaagttcaaaacgCTGAGTTTtgtattgttattatttttttactagaaTTTCAACTTGATTCAAAGTCGGCTTTGACCTGATTTGGCTTGTTTTTGCCAATACGGCCTGATTCTGCCTAAATTGGCGCAAAactgcaaacaaaaaaaaggacatGCCACTGACCCGTGTGTAGCGGCGTCAACTGCCGCATAGCTCGTCCGTGCGTGTCGGGTGCGGGTGTGGAGGCCTTGCAGCTGCACCCATGCTTCCTAGGGCTATATTAGATTTTGAACAAGATATAGCTAAAAGCCTTATATCTCTCTGACTCTCACTGTTGTAAGCTGCACCTtcagaattaaaaaacaaaaaacaaagtagATGCCTTCTTCCTACCATCTTATGGGCAATAAtctattttttgtaataataaaattagaaaaaaagggACAATAGTCCATTGGTTCACAGCTTATCACAATCTGCCGCATTAGTACTATAACCCAATATAATTCTCTAAGAGCATTCCCAACAAAGAAGGTACAATcgctaaaaattgattttagcAACTTTTATTTCACAAAAAACACACTAGGTTGCTATACTCAAAATTTTAACAACTGAGCTACAGTTGGCTGGTATAAATAACAGGCTACTGTGGCTCAacacttaaataataataataatattttaatacttctctctcatttcttctctcttttcttccttcttttcctcTCACCGTactcattttcttctctcttttcttctttctctcttcttctttcaccGGCCTTTGGCTTTCTTTCACCCCAAGAGAAAAACTTtgagattttgggtttgggtttgagcaaaaatcaaaagaaattgaattttgggTTAGAGGAAACCTtgagattttgggtttgggtctgAGCAAAAATCAAAAGAGGTGGGGCTGGTCGgagtgtggtggtggtggttggttgtgggtttgtggagGATGGCCAGTCGGAGCGTGGTGGTGgctggttgtgggtttgtggagGTGGGGCTGTGGGTTTGGGATTGTGGAGGTGGGGTTATGGGTTTGTGGAGGTGGTGAGTGTGGGGTTGTGGGTTTTGAAGGATGGCCGGTTGGAGCGTGGCAGTgtttggttgtgggtttgtcGGGGGTGGGGTTGTGGCTTGCTTCAGacgaaagagaagaaaagaggagaAGGAACAGAGaaatgaataattaaaaaaaagaaaaaaaaaaaaaaagaatgggggagagaaatgaataaaaaatgaatagtttttttAGGTAatgtaaaaaatagaaaatttgaagCAGGGTATATTGTAAGTTGTGttgataaaatagcttttttaagttgttaaatgttaaaaatttttccatttttattgtgaatgctctaattaGCTGTAAAATTGTAAATGTTGTCAGCTTTCAGCTTTCTTGTGTGTTGCACTAACGGCACGTGTGAAGACGGTAGGAGACCATTATCTTCAGTATGTTAATGTCATTTACGTTGGCTTCTTTTGTCCTTCAATTTGATTACActtttcctctaaaaaaaattaacaaaatttgttTACACTTTCGTTGTTGCCATCGTTTTTAATTGGCCTTTATTTGCCTATACTCTCAAGACAGCAGCAATTGAAAATGGAGTTTCTTACGGAGACCGTAAAAGTATTCGTTGAAAAAACTGTGGGTTACACAATTGCAGCAGTCGGACGTCAGATGGGTTATCTTCGctacaaaaaaaatgttgacaATCTAAATAACAAATTTGACGATCTCAAAGGTGCTAGAGATGGTGTGCAGCGTAAGGTTCAAGCTGCTAGTTACAATGTAGAAGAAATTGAAGCTAACGTCCAGAGGTGGCAGACACGTGTTCAGGGGATCACTGCAGAGGTAGAAGAATTCTTTGAAAAGGAAGGCCAAGCAAAGTTGAAGTGTTTTAATTTGAAGGCCCGTTATCAGATTGGAAAAAAAGCACACAAGATGGGATTGGCTGTCAAGGAACTCAAGGATGAGGCGGACACGTTCCATACAGTAGGCCACCGTGTCCCTATAGATGGGGGTACTACTATTTCTACTAAAGGTTATGAGGACTTTGAATcaagaaaatcaatttttgaCGGAGTTATGAAGGCTCTAAAAGATGATACTATTCCTGCCATTGGGGTTTGTGGGATGGGCGGCTTGGGCAAGACCATGCTTGTTGGAAAAATTGCAACACAAGCCATGAAAGACAAGTTATTTGAAAGGATTGTTACAGTAGTTGTATCCCAAACTCCAAACTTGAAACAGATTCAGAAAGAAATTGCAAAAGAATTACAGTTGAAGTTTAAAGATGAGGACACTGATTTTCAACAAGCACATTTGCTACGTGAGCggttgaagaaagaaaagatcctTTTAATTGTAGATGATATTTGGAACAAGATTGACTTGGATGCTCTTGGAATTTCTCTCGGGGACGATCGCAAAGGAAGCAAACTATTGCTAACATCTAGATTTCGAGATGTATTAGTCAATGATATGGATGCTGAAAAGATATTCCAAGTTGAAGTTCTATCAAACGAAGAAGCTAAATTCTTGTTTGTAAAGATAGTGGGCGATTTTGCTGAAACCTTGAATTTCCAATCTACCATGGTTGAGGTTGTCAAAGAATGTGCAGGCTTACCGATTGCAATTACAACAGTTGCGAAtacattgaaaaataaaaagaacccaAATGTTTGGAAGGATGCCTTGCAACAGTTAAAAAGGGCAAATCCAACACAGATCAAAGGGATGCACGAGAAGGTATACTTGAgtataaagtttagttacaattTTTTAAGTAAGGAAGCGCAATCTTTATTCTTGTTCTGCAGTTCATTTAAAGAAGATATGGTCATACAAATAGATCTCTTATGGAGATATTTGGTGGGTTTGGACTTCCTTGAAGATGTTTATAAAATGGAAGAAGTGAGGAATAGGGTCCACACGTTGGTCGAAATTCTAAAAGATTCTTGCTTGCTGTTAGAAGGTAAATGGAGTGGTACATTTAAAATGCATGATGTCATTCGTGATGTTGCCATACATATTGcagacaaagaaaagaaaatgttaaccATAAGAAGTTCAGATGATTCGGAAAAATTGTccaatatgaaaaaaatgaaagactCCATTGGAATCGCACTTTTTGAAGCCAAGTTTAGTGAGCTTCCTCAAAGGTTGGAGTGTCCGCAACTTAACTTCATTATTTTGGGTGATAAAGAAAATTCTTTGCAGATTCCTAATCACATTTTTGAAGgggcaaaaaatttaaaagttttagTTTTGATGAGACTAAGTCTCCCACTTCCTTCATCCCTTTCACTTCTTCAGAACCTCCAGACATTGGCTTTGGTTGAGTGCGATTCAGAAGACTTGGCTTTAATTGGAGAATTGAAGAATTTGAAAGCTCTTGTCCTAGTTGATTCCAAGATTGAGAACTTACCCATAGGAATAAGGCAATTGACTCACCTTCAATTGTTGGATTTGAGAAGGTGCACCGAACTTGAAGCCATTCCATCAAATgtattatcaaatttaaaaaatttggaagAAATACACATGAATCAGAGCTTTAATCAATGGCAGGTTGGCGGAGAAATTACAGAAAGAAGCAATGCTAGAGTCTCAGAGTTAGATCATTTATTACACTTGACGACATTATGTATACATATTCCGAATCCCAATATTCTACCAAATGCCTTACTTTTTGATAAGTTGGTGAGATATGAAATATTAATAGGCCCTGATTGGTATTGGAATAGTAATAGCCGTGTTGAGTTTGAAATCTCAAGAACATTGAAAATTGACCTTGATAGAAGCTTACAAGAAGAGGatggaattaaaattttattgaaaggtTGCGAACATCTCACTTTGGCTCCTGGGAAGGGTattaaaaatattctttctgAAGTTGATAAGGAAGGTTTTCCACGATTGAAGCATCTTTATGTTCAAAACAGTGTTGAGATTCAATACATCATTGATTCGATATGTGTTGCCTTTCCAGTTTTAGAGTTACTTTCTCTAGTCAATATGATCAATTTGGAAAATATATGCCATAACCAACTTGCAATGGGGTCTTTCCACAACTTGAGAAAGTTAGAAATAAGAAAATGtgataatttggtatttgtcTTCTCCTCAACCTTGCTCAGGTGCTTTTCGCAACTCCAAGAAATAGAGATTGAGGATTGCAAGGTAATAAGTGCAATTGTTGCAGAGGAAAGAAAACATGGGATACAGGTCAATGATGACATCATTACGGATACAATTGACTTCCCTCAATTGCGTTCTTTAAATCTGAAAAGATTACCAAATTTAATGGGCTTTTGTTCTAATGTTGATTCTCAAtcacttttcaacaaaaagGTATTCTTATGACTTATGATTTAATATCCTCTACAGATTGTGATAACCTTCACACGTACACATTTTAGAGTTGAGCATTATACTAAAAGTTGAGCATGAATTTGACTGTCACTTGTGTGGAAATTACTTGCTAGTTATTCATTATTGCAAAGTCAAATCCCTTAGATATCATGATTAGGACTTTCATTTTGATGGAAAGTATTGATTCTATTAACATCATTTACTTCCCACAAATTACTAGATTGACGTAATTTGCTTACGAAATTTCCTTATGAGGGAATATGTTAGACAAACACGTATCACACCAATCTTCTTATTAGTCAACAATTGATTTTCTTTGTGCATGTCAAATTACTTCAATCATGTCCTTTTTATTTCCTTACTTAACTTATTTGATCATTTGTAATATAATTAGATTGTTTAAAttagtttgtttatttactAGTGTTAAGGTCCAAACTAAGTTTGTTAACCATAGAAATCTAGAGggaaattgtatatatatttttattgccGTTTTAAGCTTCAATAAAACTTAAACTACCCCCATTTTCAACTCTCATTCTcgtttaaaacaaaaacaaaaacaaaaaaaaaacaaacaagtcTGGTTGGGTCGGGTGCTCATTACCCAACGGGACGGGAAGAGAAAAATTGTTGCTAAAGTGGTTTGGGTATGAGTGCAAACATTAAAATCGGATGCAATGGGTTTGTGCCAGTGGGGTAGCAATGGGTTTGTGCTaaagttgtgttttgttttccttttccccCTTTCTTTTATTAGTTTCTTCCATGTTCTACTTGCTTCGTGGGTTTTaggaatataatttaattaacttttcTCATGTTTGTCTTTATGTCTTATTCTCAAcataaatcttcttcttctttgggtAATATAAAGGTATGTTATTGACTCACTCAATAAACATGCGAGAATTGTAGGTTGCATTTTCTAACTTGGAGAATCTACACATCGATGCCATATATAAGCTGAAGATGTTGTGGCACAATCAACTCGATCTAGATTCTTTTTGCAAGCTAAAACAATTGCGTGTTGATGACTGTGAAAATCTAATAAACATTTTTCAGCCTAATATCTTGAAAAGACTCCCGAATCTTGAAGATTTGCAGATAAGAAATTGCAATTTAGTAGAAGAGGTATTTgaagttcgagggaaaaatgGTGATGAAATATGTGATATGGTGGTATCCACTCAGTTCAAAGTCTTGAAGTTAATCAATCTACTGAATCTTAAGCATGTATGGTCTTCGGGTCCCCAAGCAATTTTAACATTTCCAAATCTACATGAAGTTGAAGTTTCTAACTGTAAAAGTATGAAAAGTCTCTTTCCAGCTTCGGTGGCCAAAAGTCTTAAACAACTGAAGAAGCTAAAAATACACGATTGTGGATTGGAGGAAATTGTTGCTATGGAAGAAGGATTGGAAACAGTGACTAAGTTTGTGTTCCCACAACTAGTCTCTCTAAGTCTTGAATTGATGCCTAACCTCAAATGTTTCTATCCAGGAAAACACACTATAGAGTGGCCATCACTAAAACAGTTGATGATACTCAAATGCGACAAAGTGAAGATTGTTGCTTTGAATGAATTAAGCTTCCCAAATACAGATGGGTTGGGCCATGATGTTCCGATTCAGCCTCCCTTTTTCCAGATTGAAAAGGTATGGACTTGTACTTGTTTCTTTGTTGACATGGATATAAAATGTTTGCATTGTATAGCTTTTATACTTGATGGACATCGTttgtttgacattttttttccgTTAAAATgatttccacttttttttttttttttaatgggaaaatgATTTCCACTTAATGCTTCATATAAATCTAAATGGAGCTCTGCCGTTTAACCTCTACGAAACTGAATGAAGATATAAATCTAAATGGAGCTCTGCGGTTTAACCTCTACGAAACTGAATGAAGAtagtaaaaatgtttttttttttttttttggggtggttGTACtgctccaaaatttttttttttcaccaatatCTTTCGGTTACATGCCTTCAATTCTTCCCACCTGAAATATACTTTTTCCCCCTTAATTGTGCACCACCGAGTCCTTAGTCCAAtcatttctttttaactttgattttatatttttataactaTCCTAACTTGCACTACAACCAAAATCCTTCCTTcatcattatcaaaaaaaaaaaaaaaaaaaattccttccttcatatgattaaaaaataaaaataaaaagataaaatatcaattttgtccctatatttttacaaaattttgttttttatccctaaattttacaaaacattaTACTTTTCATCCTTTTGTCTATGTATATTCTTCTGCCTCTGTTTTGCAATCTTGCTTCCTCCGTCTCTTTCTAATCTTGAACCTTTCAGTTTCTCACCTCCCCTCTATTTTTTCACATCTCCAATATATAGCATTGACTCACGgtttaaaataatgacatagctACATCCcataattttccaaattttatgacttcttcctctttttcctcTAGGATTCCTCAAACACATCACTTTAGAGCCAATAAAATTTActtcccaccccccccccccccctttttttttccttttgggtgTTGGAATCTATTCATTATCATATACATTGCCATTTGCCAATTATTTTAGGTGTGATTTAGTATTtcaactctctttttttggattCTCTGCAATTTTCATATTACAGTTGTTAATTGTTTGTGATTGAGAGATATGAAGATTGAGAGCTCACTATATATATGGTTAGTTAGGGATGTACAAAGGAAGACGAAATTAGCATAGGGAGAATCATGTGAGTTAAGGTTAAATCATACCGTTAGTAGAATGAGCATAAAAATGAAGGTCGATTCTGTATTTTACAGCATATTTGAGATTCACTCTGTCCTAAATTTGATCATACAAGAGtgataatcttgattcttgagtcactcactcttaagtcttaacccaTATGTCACCATGATCTTGACCTTAGTGTAgcaattctttttctctttgcaaGAAAACTGACGAGattgataaattttgttaatgGATGAGAGAGATTATATTATACAAAGTGATAGTCTTGATTCTTGAGTAAGTCACTCTTAACCCATATGTCACCACCATGCCTCTACCAAGTTGCTGTACATTAGATTTCTTTTTGATAGTTgtggtttgtttttgttagaaTAATTGTTTgagtatatatgtttttaagCAAAATTCGTTAGTGAGAGCTGGGAATATTCTTAGGCGTAGGAAATCATTAGGAATTGATACATGGAGGACCAAGAAAGAGTAGGAGGTTATAATAAGTCAAGGAAGAGTGACTCATTGGAGGCTTGATTAACCGAGGTAGCCCAGTGAATGGGAgcatcataaaaaaatttcttaaatgaTGTTAgtgattaactttttttttggacgATGTTTTCTTTGATTATCAAGAATCTTcagcaaagtataagaaaagaaaaatgagtgtCTTATATATTGGTACGTAGAAAGTCTttatatttaaatcaaatatatatatatatatatatatatattttacaataaacGGCGCAAAACTCAATTATAGCAATCTACAATTGTATGTAGAGCATTCGGTTAAACATAAAGAGATTCTCTTCATTTAGCCTTCATGCATCTTATCAAAATATTGCAGTTATAACAAAGTATTAATTAATTGCTATATGTTAATGggataaatatatttatttcaatgtattaattatatgtatatggttaactaattatttataaatagatttatata is part of the Quercus robur chromosome 9, dhQueRobu3.1, whole genome shotgun sequence genome and harbors:
- the LOC126698785 gene encoding uncharacterized protein LOC126698785 isoform X2, with the protein product MGLNLNVKELKDEADTFHTVGHRVPIEGGTTISTKGYEDFESRKSIFDGVMKALKDDTIPAIGVCGMGGLGKTMLVGKIATQAMKDKLFERIVTVVVSQTPNLKQIQKEIAKELQLKFKDEDTDFQQAHLLRERLKKEKILLIVDDIWNKIDLDALGISLGDDRKGSKLLLTSRFRDVLVNDMDAEKIFQVEVLSNEEAKFLFVKIVGDFAETLNFQSTMVEVVKECAGLPIAITTVANTLKNKKNPNVWKDALQQLKRANPTQIKGMHEKVYLSIKFSYNFLSKEAQSLFLFCSSFKEDMVIQIDLLWRYLVGLDFLEDVYKMEEVRNRVHTLVEILKDSCLLLEGKWSGTFKMHDVIRDVAIHIADKEKKMLTIRSSDDSEKLSNMKKMKDSIGIALFEAKFSELPQRLECPQLNFIILGDKENSLQIPNHIFEGAKNLKVLVLMRLSLPLPSSLSLLQNLQTLALVECDSEDLALIGELKNLKALVLVDSKIENLPIGIRQLTHLQLLDLRRCTELEAIPSNVLSNLKNLEEIHMNQSFNQWQVGGEITERSNARVSELDHLLHLTTLCIHIPNPNILPNALLFDKLVRYEILIGPDWYWNSNSRVEFEISRTLKIDLDRSLQEEDGIKILLKGCEHLTLAPGKGIKNILSEVDKEGFPRLKHLYVQNSVEIQYIIDSICVAFPVLELLSLVNMINLENICHNQLAMGSFHNLRKLEIRKCDNLVFVFSSTLLRCFSQLQEIEIEDCKVISAIVAEERKHGIQVNDDIITDTIDFPQLRSLNLKRLPNLMGFCSNVDSQSLFNKKVAFSNLENLHIDAIYKLKMLWHNQLDLDSFCKLKQLRVDDCENLINIFQPNILKRLPNLEDLQIRNCNLVEEVFEVRGKNGDEICDMVVSTQFKVLKLINLLNLKHVWSSGPQAILTFPNLHEVEVSNCKSMKSLFPASVAKSLKQLKKLKIHDCGLEEIVAMEEGLETVTKFVFPQLVSLSLELMPNLKCFYPGKHTIEWPSLKQLMILKCDKVKIVALNELSFPNTDGLGHDVPIQPPFFQIEKVAFSNLEDICISDKDNLKMLWHNYQLVPDSFCKLKNLGVARCKNLMNIFPPNMLRRLQNLENLEIRDCNSVEEVLDIRGENVDEICDTVSNKLKVLTLFNLPKLKHVWSLNVQAILTFQNLHNIKVSNCKSLKSLFPVSVAKSLEQLRYLEIHDCGLEEIVAMKEGLEIVTKFVFPQLFHLNLDSLPELKCFYPGKHTSEWPSLKYLYISKCDKVKTFASNELSFSDTNELGHHVQVQQPLFLFEKAAFPNLEVIHINDMDNLKMLWHNHQLVPDSFCKLKSLFVGGCKNLINIFPPNMLRRLQNLEDLYIRNCNSVEEVFEIKGAIVDEICDMVSTRLRVLCLSNLPKLKHVWSLDLQAILTFQNLHKVKVSNCKSMKNLFPASVAKSLKQLKKLNIHDCGLEEIVALEEGVETAIKFVFPRITSLDLESLPELKYFYPGKHILEWPSLKRLRIKNCDKVKIIASNELSFQERDELGHHVQIQQPLFPIEKDTLSNFEELKLNWDDTIYQTYDRLKAQLSCKLKVLGLYGKDRSTAFPWLFVHGLYNVKELDISNFFLEEICPCGIVDNEGQYAEMFERLTTLHLSKMPKLMHLWKENSQQGRGIQNLESLHVSYCGRLKNLVPSSMCFRNLYTLEVSECHGLISLATSSTVKSLVQLKALTLSGCKRMREIVTNEGEGEAGDEICFNQLTDLSLNDLPTLGSFFHLGNRTMKFPSLEFLYVFGCPELKIFSNGVLSMQKLSHVRLDGNIWWKYQEGLFPVEDVNTFIKRCWEKNNDPCLRQLFTQKTNASTSEAGEENDVDDLEDDSM